In Haloimpatiens massiliensis, the following are encoded in one genomic region:
- a CDS encoding IS701 family transposase codes for MPSKFTNHIVSINDELYNYLNDVNYGMSKPQFHHISTIINGLINLDGTKSLLKISEYILAAKSSSSIYRFLSNSKWDDSLIDRNRINYLKLHFNKLIKPKSVGFLVIDDTVNPKTQAKKMQGLSYNHCHTEGKNLWSHCVVTSNFVAEDMSIPLNYKSYFNEENCKNHNKKFMSKPDIALGFINSFEKPSNCDKIYCLTDSWYTSEKLINGCILKGFNFIGALKSNRKISPLGISMQIKEFAKYINPSTLDVVTVEGKDYRVYKYEGKVSKIENALALICYEVDGDSFKEPVYLMSTDIELSNKAIIKYYLYRWNIETNYKYLKTHLGFDEYKVQGILSIERYFLLTFLAINFLEIYRLYNPKKLETIGDTIKSIKSLSAKELVRFVYEEAKNDIPLDTILAELKLVS; via the coding sequence ATGCCAAGTAAATTTACTAATCATATTGTATCCATTAATGATGAACTTTACAATTACTTAAATGATGTAAATTATGGAATGAGTAAACCTCAATTTCATCATATATCCACTATTATTAATGGATTAATAAATTTAGATGGCACTAAATCTTTATTAAAGATTTCAGAATATATACTAGCTGCTAAAAGCAGCAGTTCCATATATAGATTTTTGAGTAACTCTAAATGGGACGATAGTCTCATAGATAGAAATCGTATTAATTATTTAAAACTACATTTTAATAAACTCATAAAGCCTAAATCCGTAGGATTCTTAGTTATAGATGATACTGTTAATCCAAAAACTCAAGCAAAGAAGATGCAAGGATTAAGCTATAATCATTGCCATACAGAAGGTAAAAATCTTTGGTCCCACTGTGTAGTTACTTCTAATTTTGTAGCAGAGGATATGTCTATTCCGCTAAACTATAAGTCTTATTTTAACGAAGAAAACTGCAAAAATCATAATAAAAAATTTATGAGTAAACCAGATATAGCTTTAGGTTTTATTAATTCTTTTGAAAAACCTTCTAACTGCGATAAAATATATTGTCTTACTGATAGTTGGTACACTAGCGAAAAGTTAATTAATGGTTGTATTTTAAAAGGTTTTAACTTTATTGGGGCTTTAAAATCTAATAGAAAAATCTCTCCATTAGGAATTTCAATGCAAATTAAGGAATTTGCTAAATATATAAATCCATCTACCTTAGATGTAGTTACCGTCGAAGGTAAGGATTATAGAGTATATAAATACGAAGGCAAAGTTTCAAAGATTGAAAATGCATTAGCCTTAATTTGCTATGAAGTTGATGGGGACAGCTTTAAAGAACCAGTATATCTAATGTCTACAGACATAGAACTTAGTAATAAAGCTATAATAAAATACTATCTATATAGATGGAACATTGAAACTAATTACAAATATCTTAAAACACACTTAGGTTTTGACGAATATAAAGTTCAAGGTATACTCTCTATCGAGAGGTATTTTCTACTTACATTTTTAGCAATCAATTTTTTAGAGATTTATAGATTATATAATCCTAAAAAACTTGAAACCATTGGTGATACTATAAAGTCTATAAAAAGCCTATCGGCTAAAGAATTGGTGCGTTTTGTTTATGAGGAAGCTAAAAATGATATACCTTTAGACACAATACTTGCTGAATTAAAATTAGTTTCTTAA
- a CDS encoding carbohydrate ABC transporter permease, whose translation MNKNKKISLSKLKPYGYIMPLGIILFSFYIIPIIMSIYFSFTKYNIMTPAVFTGMDNYKRLFQDKVFIDAVKNTIMVTLVVVPIQTILSLLMAVWLVGKKESKLAKFVRGVVFIPVISSMILIGIVWRVMLNSDMSPINYIMSRLFNVSANWLGNPKTALPTLMVISIWKNIGYFIVIYIAALMDIPSNYYEASKVDGANKLQEFFHITLPLLKPTTIMVVFLGTIWSFQIFDLVYTLTGGGPGTTTMTLVMHIYNLSFKEFNAGYAMTVANILFLIIAMMSILQRKFLRREESSI comes from the coding sequence GTGAATAAAAACAAAAAAATTAGTTTAAGTAAATTAAAGCCCTATGGCTATATAATGCCTTTAGGAATAATATTATTTAGTTTTTATATAATACCTATAATTATGTCTATATACTTTAGTTTTACAAAGTACAATATAATGACTCCAGCAGTGTTTACAGGTATGGATAATTACAAAAGATTATTTCAGGATAAGGTTTTTATAGATGCGGTTAAAAACACCATAATGGTAACTTTAGTAGTGGTACCAATTCAAACTATCCTTTCACTTTTAATGGCCGTATGGCTTGTTGGAAAAAAAGAAAGTAAACTTGCAAAATTTGTAAGAGGAGTGGTGTTTATACCTGTGATATCTTCTATGATATTAATAGGGATTGTTTGGAGAGTCATGTTAAATTCAGATATGTCTCCTATAAATTATATAATGTCTAGATTGTTTAATGTCAGCGCTAACTGGCTTGGTAATCCTAAAACAGCATTACCAACTTTAATGGTCATTTCTATTTGGAAAAATATAGGATATTTCATAGTTATATATATAGCAGCATTAATGGATATTCCCTCTAATTATTATGAAGCTTCTAAAGTTGATGGTGCTAATAAGCTTCAAGAATTTTTTCATATAACCCTTCCACTTTTAAAACCCACAACTATAATGGTAGTATTTTTAGGAACTATATGGTCTTTTCAAATATTTGATTTAGTATATACACTAACAGGCGGAGGACCTGGCACTACTACTATGACTTTAGTAATGCATATATATAATTTATCTTTTAAAGAGTTCAATGCTGGGTATGCTATGACTGTGGCTAATATACTTTTCCTTATAATAGCCATGATGTCTATACTTCAAAGAAAATTTTTAAGAAGAGAAGAATCAAGTATTTAA
- a CDS encoding carbohydrate ABC transporter permease yields the protein MKTLKNAIGDFILLVIVSCMLVPFIYMLIMSFKVTYTAYNFSLSLSDVTLQNYITIFKDSNFMHYFFNSMFIAISGVVLTVIFSSLAGYAFAKMDFAGNNKLFFFMIITLIIPSQVTMIPLYIIMRKLGWIDSYLALILPIPTAFGVFLMRQAILNIPKELLESAKIDGCSDFRIFFQIVLPLIKPAIITLSIFTFVGAWNEFLWPLIITTDDTVRTLTVGLSTLGAQYTVNYGLIMAGATITFIPSLIFYLILQNKFVEGVTLSGMKG from the coding sequence ATGAAAACATTAAAGAATGCCATAGGTGATTTTATTTTACTTGTAATTGTTAGTTGTATGTTGGTTCCTTTTATATATATGTTAATAATGTCTTTTAAAGTTACGTATACTGCTTATAATTTTAGTTTATCCTTATCCGATGTTACCCTGCAAAACTATATAACAATTTTTAAAGATAGTAATTTTATGCATTACTTTTTTAATAGTATGTTTATAGCTATAAGTGGTGTGGTTTTGACTGTTATTTTTAGTAGTCTAGCAGGTTATGCTTTTGCTAAAATGGATTTTGCAGGAAACAATAAGTTGTTTTTCTTTATGATAATAACTCTTATAATACCTTCGCAGGTTACAATGATACCGTTATACATAATAATGAGAAAGCTAGGTTGGATAGATAGTTATTTAGCTTTAATTTTACCTATACCAACAGCTTTTGGAGTTTTTTTAATGCGTCAAGCTATATTAAATATTCCCAAAGAATTATTGGAATCTGCAAAGATAGATGGTTGCTCAGATTTTAGAATATTTTTTCAAATAGTATTGCCTCTTATAAAGCCTGCTATAATAACATTATCCATATTTACTTTTGTAGGAGCTTGGAATGAATTTTTATGGCCATTAATTATAACAACTGATGATACCGTAAGAACGTTAACTGTAGGACTTTCTACATTGGGAGCACAATACACTGTGAACTATGGACTTATAATGGCAGGAGCCACCATTACGTTTATTCCTTCGCTTATATTCTATCTAATACTTCAAAATAAATTTGTAGAAGGAGTAACTTTATCGGGAATGAAAGGATAA
- a CDS encoding ABC transporter substrate-binding protein — protein MKKFNRIFALFLLVVVAFGTLAGCGNKKEGQSDNKGKKEHITVWLPPIGENDKPVWEPILKEFEEKNNCEISLEIIPWETYPEKYATAIAAGKGPDVGYMYAEMFPQFISMGAVEDLTKRLSKEDYENYIYINDAKEMGGIYGLPIEAANPAVLYYNKDILDKIGEKPPVTWEDFRRIAKKATKDTNGDGKIDQWGFAQGWGAKFFGDLNWNWYGFLWQAGGELYNDDLKTVKFNDAAGVQTAQFLHDLKFVDKVIPENAISQTNKEMLQTTFGPGNAAFCIYLSSAASEILDKSFPNLKYGFITSLQNKDKGTFASVDQLTLMSSAKNKDLSFKLMNHMLSKESMTKFHKYHPRAPITKDEPYQGDPKLKEMIEKDKGVYRPLKVAPHGVEVYEYLWKQLQKMMNGQAAPKEALDEAARYANDLLKKDAK, from the coding sequence ATGAAAAAGTTTAATCGGATATTTGCTTTATTTTTATTAGTAGTAGTGGCTTTTGGAACTTTAGCAGGGTGTGGAAATAAAAAGGAAGGACAAAGTGATAATAAAGGTAAAAAAGAACACATAACAGTTTGGTTGCCACCTATAGGTGAAAATGATAAACCAGTTTGGGAACCAATTTTAAAAGAATTTGAAGAAAAAAATAACTGTGAAATTAGTTTAGAAATAATTCCGTGGGAGACGTATCCAGAAAAATATGCTACAGCTATAGCAGCGGGAAAAGGACCAGATGTAGGTTACATGTATGCAGAAATGTTTCCTCAGTTTATAAGCATGGGAGCAGTAGAAGATTTAACGAAGAGATTATCTAAAGAAGATTATGAAAACTACATATATATTAATGATGCAAAAGAAATGGGAGGAATTTATGGTCTTCCTATAGAAGCTGCAAATCCAGCGGTACTTTATTACAATAAGGATATACTTGATAAAATAGGTGAAAAGCCTCCAGTGACATGGGAAGATTTTAGAAGAATAGCTAAAAAAGCAACTAAGGACACCAATGGAGATGGAAAAATAGATCAATGGGGATTTGCACAAGGCTGGGGAGCTAAATTCTTTGGTGATTTAAACTGGAATTGGTATGGATTTTTATGGCAAGCAGGTGGCGAACTTTATAATGATGATTTAAAGACTGTAAAGTTTAATGATGCAGCTGGTGTACAAACAGCTCAATTCTTGCATGATCTTAAATTTGTGGATAAAGTTATACCAGAAAATGCAATATCTCAAACTAATAAGGAAATGCTACAAACAACTTTTGGACCTGGAAATGCTGCGTTTTGTATATATTTATCTTCAGCAGCTTCAGAGATACTAGATAAATCTTTCCCAAATCTTAAATATGGATTTATTACATCGTTACAAAATAAGGACAAGGGAACTTTTGCGTCTGTTGACCAATTAACACTTATGTCATCAGCTAAAAATAAAGATTTATCTTTTAAATTAATGAATCATATGTTAAGTAAAGAATCTATGACTAAATTCCATAAATATCATCCAAGAGCACCAATAACAAAAGATGAGCCATATCAAGGAGATCCAAAATTAAAAGAAATGATAGAAAAAGATAAAGGTGTATATAGACCTCTTAAAGTTGCTCCGCACGGTGTAGAAGTATATGAATACTTATGGAAGCAACTTCAAAAAATGATGAATGGTCAAGCAGCACCAAAAGAAGCATTAGATGAAGCAGCAAGGTATGCCAATGACTTACTAAAAAAAGACGCTAAATAG